One region of Streptomyces rishiriensis genomic DNA includes:
- a CDS encoding FdhF/YdeP family oxidoreductase: protein MQNPPGEEPDTSLSVTPPKKWAAGVPAVVHALEYSLEQTSPRKTGVDLLTMNQVGGVDCPGCAWADPAPGRRHRNEYCENGAKHINDEATTRRITADFFREHSVSDLAARSDMWLNQQGRLTEPMIKRPGSDHYEPIGWKDALGVLAQELKGLDSPDEAVFYTSGRASNEAAFVFQLFARALGTNNLPDCSNMCHESSGFALNETIGVGKGTVSLDDLHHADLIFLVGQNPGSNHPRQLSALEEAKRNGGRIVAVNPLPEAGLRRFKNPQKPRGIVGRGTQIADRFLHIKPGGDLALFQALNRLLLEEEDARPGTVLDHDFIDAHTSGFEEFARHARTVDWDDVRAATGLTRQEIEKVRDEVLASERVVVCWAMGITQHKHGVPTIREIVNFLMLRGNLGRAGTGVCPVRGHSNVQGDRTMGIWEQMPDSFLDALREEFGFDPPRPHGLDSVNSIKAMLEGRVKVFLALAGNFVRAAPDSEVTEKAMRTCRLTAHISTKLNRSHTVCGDTALILPTLGRTERDVQADGEQFVTVENSMSEVHTSRGRIEPASRMLLSEVAILCRLARLSVDGTGDIPWAKFEGDYNTIRDSISRIVPGFHDFNARVTRPGGFQLPNPVNEGVFRTETGKARFTCNEPVVPLAPEGHLLLQTLRSHDQWNTVPYTNNDRYRGIHGSRHVVLVNPADLSALGLAQGDRVDLVSVWEDGTERRAENFEVVSYPAAKGSAAAYYPETNVLVPLDSVADMSNQPTSKGIVVRLEPTGDRSRPAPV, encoded by the coding sequence ATGCAGAACCCGCCCGGTGAGGAACCGGATACCTCCCTCTCCGTGACACCGCCGAAGAAGTGGGCGGCCGGGGTCCCCGCCGTCGTGCACGCGCTGGAGTACTCCCTGGAGCAGACCTCCCCGCGCAAGACCGGGGTCGACCTGCTCACCATGAACCAGGTGGGCGGGGTCGACTGCCCCGGCTGCGCGTGGGCGGACCCCGCCCCGGGCCGGCGCCACCGCAACGAGTACTGCGAGAACGGCGCCAAGCACATCAACGACGAGGCCACCACGCGCCGGATCACCGCCGACTTCTTCCGCGAGCACAGCGTGTCCGACCTGGCCGCCCGTTCCGACATGTGGCTCAACCAGCAGGGCCGGCTCACCGAGCCGATGATCAAACGGCCCGGATCGGACCACTACGAGCCCATCGGCTGGAAGGACGCCCTGGGCGTCCTCGCGCAGGAACTCAAAGGGCTGGACTCGCCCGACGAGGCGGTCTTCTACACCTCCGGCCGGGCCAGCAACGAAGCCGCCTTCGTCTTCCAGCTCTTCGCCCGCGCCCTGGGCACCAACAACCTGCCCGACTGCAGCAACATGTGCCACGAGTCCAGCGGCTTCGCCCTGAACGAGACCATCGGCGTCGGCAAGGGCACCGTGAGCCTGGACGACCTCCACCACGCGGACCTGATCTTCCTGGTGGGGCAGAACCCCGGCAGCAACCACCCGCGCCAGCTCTCCGCGCTGGAGGAGGCCAAGCGCAACGGCGGCCGCATCGTGGCGGTCAACCCGCTGCCGGAGGCGGGGCTGCGGCGCTTCAAGAACCCGCAGAAGCCGCGCGGGATCGTGGGGCGGGGCACCCAGATCGCCGACCGTTTCCTGCACATCAAGCCCGGCGGGGACCTCGCCCTGTTCCAGGCACTGAACCGGCTGCTGCTGGAGGAGGAGGACGCGCGCCCCGGCACCGTCCTGGACCACGACTTCATCGACGCCCACACCTCCGGCTTCGAGGAGTTCGCCCGGCACGCCCGCACCGTCGACTGGGACGACGTGCGCGCGGCGACGGGACTGACCCGCCAGGAGATCGAGAAGGTCCGCGACGAGGTCCTCGCCAGCGAACGCGTCGTCGTGTGCTGGGCGATGGGCATCACCCAGCACAAGCACGGCGTGCCCACCATCCGGGAGATCGTCAACTTCCTGATGCTGCGCGGCAACCTGGGACGTGCCGGCACGGGCGTCTGCCCGGTGCGCGGCCACAGCAACGTCCAGGGCGACCGCACCATGGGCATCTGGGAGCAGATGCCGGACAGCTTCCTGGACGCCCTGCGAGAGGAGTTCGGCTTCGACCCGCCGCGCCCGCACGGCCTGGACTCGGTGAACTCGATCAAGGCGATGCTGGAGGGCCGCGTCAAGGTCTTCCTCGCCCTGGCCGGGAACTTCGTGCGCGCAGCGCCCGACAGCGAGGTCACCGAGAAGGCGATGCGTACGTGCCGGCTGACCGCCCACATCTCGACCAAGCTCAACCGCTCGCACACCGTCTGCGGCGACACCGCCCTGATCCTGCCGACGCTGGGGCGCACCGAGCGTGACGTCCAGGCCGACGGCGAGCAGTTCGTCACCGTCGAGAACTCCATGAGCGAGGTGCACACCTCCCGGGGACGGATCGAACCGGCCTCGCGCATGCTGCTCAGCGAGGTCGCCATCCTGTGCCGGCTCGCCCGGCTCAGCGTCGACGGCACGGGGGACATCCCTTGGGCGAAGTTCGAGGGCGACTACAACACCATCCGCGACAGCATCTCCCGGATCGTGCCGGGCTTCCACGACTTCAACGCCCGGGTGACCCGCCCGGGCGGCTTCCAGCTGCCCAACCCGGTCAACGAGGGCGTGTTCCGGACCGAGACCGGCAAGGCCCGCTTCACCTGCAACGAGCCGGTGGTCCCCCTGGCCCCCGAGGGACACCTGCTGCTGCAGACCCTGCGCTCGCACGACCAGTGGAACACCGTCCCGTACACCAACAACGACCGCTACCGGGGCATCCACGGCAGCCGCCACGTCGTCCTGGTCAACCCGGCCGACCTGTCCGCGCTCGGCCTCGCCCAGGGCGACCGGGTGGACCTGGTGAGCGTCTGGGAGGACGGCACCGAGCGCCGGGCCGAGAACTTCGAGGTCGTGTCCTACCCGGCGGCCAAGGGGTCGGCCGCCGCCTACTACCCGGAGACGAACGTCCTGGTGCCGCTCGACAGCGTCGCCGACATGAGCAACCAGCCCACCTCCAAGGGCATCGTCGTCCGCCTGGAACCCACGGGCGACCGGTCCCGGCCGGCACCCGTCTGA
- a CDS encoding SRPBCC family protein, whose translation MMAHEEDDGRTGGDGVTRRRPLRERHVEERVEVAVPVRTAYNQWTQFKTFPRFSAVVRDVEQVRPTVTAWTIGYGPVRHRFPVEIVEQDPDAYLAWRGLEQHPTHEGEVEFRPTESGGTAITVRMLLRPHGAVKVLTRSPRVTELAARLVRGELVSFKDFIEGLGQEGGAWRGTIRNGRVQHDTPEPPRSRVAQWPVG comes from the coding sequence ATGATGGCGCACGAAGAGGACGACGGGCGCACCGGCGGCGACGGCGTCACACGCCGCCGTCCGCTGCGCGAGCGGCACGTCGAGGAGAGGGTCGAGGTCGCGGTGCCGGTCCGTACGGCCTACAACCAGTGGACGCAGTTCAAGACGTTCCCGCGTTTCTCGGCCGTGGTGCGCGACGTCGAGCAGGTCAGGCCCACCGTCACCGCGTGGACCATCGGCTACGGCCCTGTGCGCCACCGTTTCCCGGTCGAGATCGTGGAACAGGACCCCGACGCCTACCTGGCCTGGCGGGGCTTGGAGCAGCATCCCACCCATGAGGGCGAGGTCGAGTTCCGTCCCACGGAGTCCGGGGGCACCGCGATCACCGTCCGGATGCTCCTGCGGCCGCACGGCGCCGTGAAGGTCCTCACCCGCTCCCCCAGGGTCACGGAGCTGGCCGCCCGGCTGGTGCGCGGAGAACTTGTCAGCTTCAAGGACTTCATCGAAGGGCTCGGCCAGGAGGGCGGCGCCTGGCGCGGCACCATCCGCAACGGCCGTGTCCAGCACGACACCCCGGAACCGCCCAGGAGCCGTGTCGCCCAGTGGCCCGTCGGCTGA